The Paenibacillus spongiae nucleotide sequence TCTCCAGCTCTGTCACGCGATACCCTTTTGCTTGTAATCCCTCTTGCAGTTCCGGTACACCGGTACACTTGAAGTTCAATACGGGACGCGGGGACACAGCGATCGGTCCCTTCACTTCCGCCAAGCTCAGCAATGCCGCATGATCGGGATGGGGCTCGCAGAACAATGTCGCACCTCTGTTGCCGTCCCCCCAATCTTCAATCCCCCGACAAACTAGTCCAAGCACCTCCGTATAGAATGTGATGGATCGTTCCAATTCACTTACAGGTATGAACAAGCTGCCAATGTGTTGAATGGGCATGTACGTTGTCCCCTCTCGCAAATTCTGGTAATTAGTGCCATGCGACTATCATAGCGTACCATTCGGCTGTTCGTAAACGCTAGATTAGCATATGTCGCAATGCACAAAAGAGGGCAGCCGCGCGGCAGCCCTCTTACGCCATTTGCTGGCTATCTAACAACCTACCATGCGACATTCGTCCAGCCCTTCTGCCGCTCCTCCCGATAACGCTGAACCCACTCTTCTGCTATATCATCGGCTATTCCGTCGTAATAGGGCGGAGCTATCGTAACATTATCCGCCTCAGGGATTTCCAAATACTTGAGCAGCCCCCGGACGGTCCCTTCATAATCAAGAATAAAATCCTCATATACTACGGTCAGCGGAGTGATGCGTTCCTCTGCGAAAAATTCCGCCATCCACGACTCGCGCATGACCGCCTCCTGTATGAGATGATTGATCGCGTCGAGGCTGTATCGATCCTTGGTATCTGCTTGCTTCGGCTTGGCCCCATGTTCGCGATGCCACTCTCCCGAAACGATGGCTCGCCACCAGGACACCGCCAATCGCACCTTGTTGCGCCGGGTCATATAGATATGCCGGCAATTCGGAAACACCGACTCCCATATTCGAGGCCGTGTTAGTCCTTCCGGAAGCTGGAGCTCCTTCTGAAACCATGAAAGCCATTGTTCAAGATCATTCCGATTAGGCGAATGCTTCATCCCGAACACCCCATTGGCTGAAGTGCCTGACTCCAGAATATGATTGAGCTGCTCCATGCCGCTCTGATCGCGCCGCACATGAAACTCTAACCAATCTGCAGGATTTCCCGCGACGCCTGTGGAGGCTAATGCCTGACTGAGCAGGGTGCTTCCGGTCCGCTGCGCAAACCAGATCGTGTAGCTGCGATTCGGCTTCATAACGCTGTCTCTCCTCGATTGTGTATAGGATTAGGTAGGAATGATGCAATTCTATTATATTCAGCTTGAGAACCGCGTAAAGCGAAAAAACCGCTATAACCATTTATTCCACATCGTTCATCCCATAGTTTGATATAAACATGAGTGGACGGATGAGGTGGGGGCGACGCCTGTAATAGCCGCTCACGCTGCAGCTCCTGAAGCCCGGCGAGAAGCGGACAGATGCACACCAATAAGAAGCTTGCATAGCATGTAAGAAGGCTGCATGAAACGGATTCGTCTATCCGGATGCAGCCTTTCCGGCGCCATATTTGCCGCGGGAGATCTCAGTCTCCTGCTTCAATGGCCTGATACACCGAGGTCCAGAAATCTTGAAAGACTCCCGGAGGCTCGGGGGAATCCATGAGGCGCTGCGTCATCAAGATCCCGACCAAGTCTTCATTCGGGTCCGAAAATCCGGATGTGCCGATTCCGCCGTCCCAGCCGAACCGGCCGGGCTTAGAAGTCAGATGATCCTGCCCGATGCTGACGGAAACTCCAAAGCCCCATCCGCGGTTGACGCCTAAGAAATCGCAGGCTCCCTCAATCTGCTTCGGCGTCAGATGGTTGGTTGTCATCAGCTCCACCGACGACCGCGAGAGAATATGGCCGCTGCCCTGCCGCCCGCCGTTCAGCATCATCCGGCAAAAGGCCAGGTAGTCGTCCGCGGTCGAAACCAATCCGCCCCCGCCGGACGGGAAGGCAGGCGGACGGCTCCATCTGCCAACTTCCGGATCGTCATGGACCATGAGCGTCCCCTGACTGGGATCGGGACTGGTCATGTAGCTTGCCGGCAGACGCGCGAGCTTCCCGGCAGGCACGTGAAAACCGGTATCCCCCATTCCGAGCGGATCGAAGATGCGGCTGCGGAAGACATGCTCCAGCGATTGGCCGGCAGCCCGGGCAATCAGGATGCCAAGGACATCGGAGCCGGTATGGTACATCCATGCTTCGCCCGGCTGATGGATCAGCGGCAGACTGCCAAGCCGGCGTATCCACTCGTCCGGCTCATGCACTGGCGGGGTCGGTCCTGGTTCGAGTCCGAGATCAGCCATCTTCCGCTGGATCGGGTACTGGCCGGGAGGAGCCATCACAATGCCGATGCCCAGGCGAAAGGTCAGCAGATCGAGTAAGGTGATCGGCCTGTTCGCGGGAACCATATCGTCGATCGGTCCTTCAAGACGCTTCAAAACCCGGCGCCCGGCCAGCTCGGGCAGCAGCCGGTCCACCGGCTCATCCAGCTGAAGCTTGCCTTCTTCCACAAGAATCATGGCCGCCGCCGCAGTAATAGGCTTCGTCATCGAGGCGATGCGAAAGAGCGTGTCCCGGCTCATCGGACTGCTTCCCCCAAGTGCCTTCATTCCATACGCCTCGACATGCACCTCACCCTTACGGCTGATTAATGTGACGATTCCAGGCACTTCGCCCCGCTCGATATATCCTGCCATGACGTCATGCATGCGGTCCAGCCGCTCTTTTGCGAATACACGATTACTCACCGACTTCTCCCTCCATCCGGTTTATCGTTGACTTTTATTCTAACATGCGGCGGCGGTCCGGATTTCTTATCGATTGCTGACCCGGCCGTCATGGCAAAGGAGCCGCCCTCTGGCAAGCCCCCCCCCCAAGCTTCTGCTATTCTGTTTCTGCGGACAAGTATACGGTCATCAAAACTTTACGTATCCACTCATTAGTAATCCGAAAATCCGTATTGTCCGTAATCTGATCGATGCTGCCGATCAACCGTCCTCCGGCAAACCGCCGAATAACCGGATCCTCAATTTGATTCGCTATACGGCTGGCGATTTCTTCACCATTCATGACTTTGAAGGGACGGTCATGGAAGTAAGAAACATCCGCCGGGATCTCGTCCGTAATGCCAAGCTTATTATGCATGTCGGACAAATGGCGGTAAGCCTTGTTCAAGGCATGCTCGCGTTCTCTCCAAGCGGCCGCCGTTTGAGCCGACCACAGACTTGGCATTAATTCGTCGGAGCATTTCAATTGCTTGAACGCCATCCCGAACCACTTGGGATAGGGGGCGTATTGGCGCTCCATGAGAAAGCACAAACTCATGATATCGCGGACCAGACGCGAAGCGATAATCGCCGAACCAAGCTCATCCCCTGCATATCCCGCACGAAGCATCAGATGCTCTTCCTGGCCGATCCGCTTCCAGCAGGATGCCAGGAGGTACAGCCAAATATCATGAGGATAATACTCAAGTTGTTGGCGTACGGCGGACAGCTCGCCATGATCATCTCTATAGACGGCTCCCCTGGTTAGTTCCAGCAGAGACTGCGAAGGATACGTTAACCAATCGACCGGCTCGATCGGCCTGCCGGCGCTAATGCCCAGGCAGCCTTCGATAAACCGCGGCACCGTCGTAACCACACTCTTGTCCGGATCAACCTGAAACCCATAGAACTGACGCGGAGCCCTCTCCCGCAGGGATGCTTGTATGTGCTGCGATTGCCTAGCATCCTGCTGGCTCAGAAAAAGAAATATACGTGGTCCCCAATCATGATCCGTGGACATCTCCGTATCGTATCCTAGCACTTCACTGCCTGGGCCCATTAGAGCCGATGAATAAGACAGGGACGGATAGGTTTCACTCATGAACGGTTCTACGACTTCGGCATGAAATCGGCGGCATAATTCAATTCCTTGGATAAACACCATTGTGCATACCTCCAGGCCCAATGCGGAATAGGTTCTTAACTCAGTAATATACTCTACATTTTGTACTGTAACTAGATATTCTGTACTCTAACACTGCACTCTGTACTCTGTACTCTGCACTCTGCACTCTGCACTCTGTACTCTGCACTCTGCACTCTGTCCTTGCCTGCTAGTTTCTCTATCATGCGTGATGCCGTTGTCGAGAATGTTGTACAACGTGCAACAATATTTCAGATTTTCTGGCCAAATGGTCGAATTGTTGTACGTTATACAACAATCGGTATTGATTAGCTGCTTTGAAATGGGAATTGTTGTAGAAAATGCAACAATCCACGGTTTTCGGCGTTTTAGTCCGCTTAATGTTGCATAATATGCAAGATTACAACCCATACCGATTCGTACAAACCATGAACCATTTCGACGGCCTATGTCGGCTAGATCAGTGGAAATTGGAGTGGTTGCGGCGAACGCTACCGAAAAAGTAGCGTGCGGTTTTTTATAGCTTAGATGACATTTACATGGGTACGTACATCCCCACATGGTAAATGCGGCCCAAAACCACGCCAGGTCAAAAGCCGAGCAATCCAGCAGCCGCACAATGCGGAACAGCACAAGGGGCATTAGATCAACAAAAACCCGTCGACAGTAAGACAGGCGGAATCATTCTTCCAACTCTGCCACTATTTCTTGCTTTGGCCCACTTGTATTATAGAAGAAGCCGCCAGCAAGTACCCCGCCAACAGGTTTATTAAAATCTTATTATCATCGTCAAGCAGCGCATTAAGAAAGTAATTATCTACGCCAAAACGAACCATTAACTCCGCATAATAGAGAGAGGTGAGATAGTTCGCAATAAACAGAATGATAGCAGCAAGACCGTATATCGGGTTGCCGATCGCAAATCCGCTTCTTGCCCGGAACGAGTCATTCAGCGTCATCCGGATCGCGGAGCCGAAGAGAAACACGATTAGATACTCTACAAAAAGAACGGGCCGCTTCAAAGAAGGATTATCCAGATTCCTCGCAAGCAGCAGATTGCAATAGTAAACAGCCAAGAGTACCATGGTCGAGACGACCAACAACAGGATGAGCCTGCTATACTTGTTGTTCATTATTGACCTCCCACCGGTCTCTCCATCATCTCAAAGTACCGACTCCAGCTTCTTGCGGACCTCCCAAAACGTCAAAATAAGAATTTCGTTCAGCCAGCGATGTTTATGTATTCGACAATTCATAAAAATCCCCTCTTCATGTAACAACTGGATCCATTATCCTTCCCCATAAAAACGAGCAGCAGGCCGCCGCGGCAGCCTGCTGCTTGTTGCTAAGCATACAAAACAATATGTCTGTCGGTCATTCTTGCGCCCGTAATTGTTCATCGAGCAAAGCTTGAATGTACTGTGTCATATGGTCGAGGAATGCTTTCGGCTCAAGCGTGCCACTCATCACTTCAGCCCATTTGGCATTGTATTCTTCACCCCAATTGACCGGGATATATGGACGGACTTTCTTCGCTTTTTGCAGCACGTCGTAAGCGCTTTTCATCACCGGATCCGTCTTCGTCAGCTCTTCGAGATACGGGTCATCCTTAATCCCTGATATCCAGCCAAAATGCTTCAATTGCGATTCGGCGCCCGCTTTCGTTGACGTCATCCATTTCAACAATTCCCAGGCGGCGTCTTTGTTTTCCTTCTTGCCGATTGTCGTCATCGCCCAAGACCATCCGCTGACCCAGAACGACTCCTCAGGCATCAATGCAAAGCCGATATCCGGATTCGCTTCATAATTGGCCCTTAAAATCAAGGTCACGGTAGGCTCCATTAACGATTTGCCCGCTTGAAAACGTCCCATGTTTTCCGGCAGCGTTGAATTTAATTTTTGTATGCGTTCGTCATGGATATTTTCCCGCTTGAAGCGGACGATCCATTCAAGCGCTTCGACGATTTTCGGATCGTTAAACGTTACTTTATTGGTGGCCGGATTGAAGAAGTTGGAGGAATCCGCCCCGTTCAAGTAAGCGATCGTCGTTAGACTGGAATCGGGATTACCCATAATTTCATGCGGGGCAAATGTCGTCATCACCTGCTCCCCATTCTCGACAACCCAGAAGCGGCGCAGAAAATCTTCGAACTCCTCAAGCGAATGCATGGCCGGCACTTCTGTAAAGCCATATTGCTCCAGCACGTCTTTATGGTACATGAGCACGAAATTCGGATCGACGTGCCATGGGAGCGCCCATACTTCCCCGTTTGGCGAAACCGATCTTTTATAAGCGAAATCATAAAAGATTTCCGGCGTCACATCCGGATCGATGTTCATATAAGGCGTCAAGTCTTCAATCAGATCGTCTTTCGTCAAATTGTTGGCTAGATCCCCCGCTATAACCAGATCAGGCGTTTCTCCGGATGCGATAAGCGCGGGCAGATCGCCTGTCGCTTGTTCCATTAACGTCACGCGAATATTCGGGTATTCTTTATTAAAGTCTTCGAACAGCTTACCGAACTGATCATGAAAGGCATGGCCCCACTCCGTAAGAATCTTCAGGTCGGCCTTGATATTCTTCTTGTCTACGATCTTCGCTTGCTCTTGCTGGTTCCCCGTCTCTTCCGATTCCGTCTCATTAGGACTGCTGCAGCCTGCCAAACCCAACAATATAAGCAGTGCAGACAACAGAAGCAGCGAAGCTTTGCTCCTTCTTCCATTCCGATTGCGTAACCACTTCATCGGAAAATCTCTCATCATTCATCCCCCCAATATGTAATATTCTCAGCGGGCCAACCACTCCAATTCACGATATCTCCTCCTTTGTTAACCGATTTCTTCTCCTTTCGCCCCCCGATTTCGTTCTAAATATATGTTTGGTGGTATGAATTTTGTATGAATTTCAATTACTTGTATAATTTGAGAAACCCAACGTTTCTGAACTCCCTATTTTTAAGATGAAATGAGAAAGAGCCGTGGCGGCTCCATTCGGTTGGTTGTACCTGTGTAGTTGTGGAAGGTTTTCTGTAAGAATGTCCATAATTTTCTGCATACGAAAAAGCCGATTTCATTATAAAAGCTAATGAAATCGGCCTATCGTCGGAATAGGCCCGTAGTGTCGTCATTCCTTTGTTAAGGGTGCTTTGCTCGGATTGCAATGCCTATTCCTTTAAGGATCCCAGCATGGCGCCCTTTACAAAATATCTTTGCAGAAATGGATATACAATCAAAATCGGAACCGTCGTGAATAAAATAGCCGCCGCTTTAAGCGTTTCGGGGCTGGTCGTTACGCCAGAATGGATACCGATCGCGTCCAGGCCGTTATCGGCACTGCTGCTGGAAATGAGATTTTTCAATAAGAGCTGCAGCGGAAACAACGATTTGTCACGGATGTAGATCAGCGCACCGAAATAAGCGTTCCACGTTCCTACGGAATGAAACAGGGCGATCGTTGCAAGCACCGGCGCCGATAGGGGAAGCACAAGACGGGCATACACGCCGAACTCGCCGCTGCCGTCGATTTTCATGGCATCGATCAGCTCGGATGAGATCCCCTGAAAGAAAGTCTTCATTATAAATACGTTGTACGCGCCCAGCGCCCCAGGTATGATCAGCGACCAAAGTGAATTAATCATACCCAGCGATTTGACAACCAAGTAGCTCGGAATTAACGGCACGGAAAAAATAAACGTGAACAAAATGAGCCGGGTAATGATTCTGCGGCACGGCATCTGCGGCCGGGTAAGCGAATACGCAAGCGAAGAGGTAAAAACAAGGCACAGGAATGTTCCCATCAGCGTTATATAGACACTGACTCCCATACCCTTCCACATCTCTCTCATGCCGAACAGCGTTTCATAGACGCTGACCTGGAAGCCCTTTGGCCAAAGTACGACAAGCCGACTGTTCGCATATACGGTGCTGCTGAGCGACACGGCCAGCAGATGCAGGATCGGGGCGATCATCGAAAAGCAAAGCAAAATGAAAAACACCCCGTTCACCCACTGAAACGTTCTTTCCGAATGTGTCCTGAGTTCCATCATGAGACCGCCTCCTAATAAATGCTGTCGCCTGTCGTTTTGCGGCTCAGTTTGTTCAGGCTCACGACGAGAATGATGCCGATAAGCGACTTGAAAATGCCAATGGCCGTGGTGTAGCTGTATTGTCCGCCCGTTAAACCGACCCGATATACATAGGTGTCGAAAACTTCACCCACATCCCGGACAAGCGGATTCAGGAAAAACAGCAGCTGTTCCACGTTAGCGTCCAGCAGATGTCCGATCCGCAGCAGCAAGAGCATGATAATGGCCGGCAGCAGCGAGGGCAGCGTAATGTGCCAGATCCTCCGAAAGCGGCTCGCGCCGTCCACCATGGCGGCTTCGTACAGATTGGGATTAATTCCCGTCATGGCCGCCAAATAAATAATCATCGACCAGCCGACTTCCTTCCAGATGCCGAGACTGATTACGATACCTAGAAAATAGCGGGGTTCGGTCAGGAACGATACGGGCGCATCACCGAATTTGGCCAGTATCTGATTGACCAGCCCTTTTTCAGCCAGCAGCTCGGTAAAGATGCCGCCCACAATAACCCAGGACAGAAAGTGCGGCAGATAAAGCAGCGTTTGGCTCGTGCGTTTAAACCAGCTCAGCCGTATTTCGTTAAGCAGCAGAGCCAGAATCAGCGGAGCAGGAAATCCGAACAGGATTGAATAAAGGCCGAAGCGGATGGAATTCCAAAGCACCATCGCAAATTCGGGATATTCAAACATAAATTTGAAATGTTTCAGCCCTACCCACTTGCTGTGCAACAAACCCGAGAAGAGATTGTAATCCTGGAACGCAATCAGATTGCCGGCAAGCGGAATATACTTGAAGATCAGGAAATGGGCCAGACCCGGTGACGCGATCAGGAGCAGGACCCAAGCATCCGTTATTTTGCCTTTTCGAAACAAGGGATGTTCTCCTTTCCAAGTTGAGAAAAGGGCCCTCTTGAACTTACGGTGAGGGCCCTTACCCGTTCATGCATTTTTATTTCTTCTTGCTGTTGTACCAGTCGGTCGCTTCCTTGATGGCCGCGTCTCCGCCACGCTGCTTCCATTCCTTCACGAAAGCGTCGAAGCCTTTATCCAGGTCTTCCTTGCCGACGACCAGCTTCACGAATTCATCATAAAACAGGCTGCCGGATGCAAAGTCGGGACTCAACTCGGGGCGGCCGTCGAGCGCCTTCAGTTTCGGCATGTACATAGCATCGTTGTTTAGAATCGTAGATTCCGAATCCTTATATCCTTTCAGGATCACATCGCTGCTCGGCATCGCCTTCAGCACCGCCGGGTTGTTCAAGCCATTCTCGCGGACATTCATGGAAAGCTGGAAAAATTCTTTTTCATTCAGAGGCCCGGTATTACGCTCGCTCAGCGGATCAAATTTGATCTGGCCGTTTTCTTCGGTGTAATTGTGGCCATTGATGCCGTAGGCGAAAAACTTGTCCGCTTCCGGACTGCTCCAGGCCCAATCGAGAAACTTGATGATCTCCTCCGGATTTTTCCGGTCTGCAGGAATTGTCCAGACGAAATAGATTTGGTCCGTTACGATCTGGAGGTAGTTCTCGCCCCGGGGGCCTTTCGGCGGTACCGCCATTGTGATTGCCGCATTCGGCTGATTCGGATACTCAAATGCCGAAACGGCCGGATATTGATATGTAGCCGCTCCCCAAGCGGCAACCGTACCCGAGAAAATATCCTTACCGCTGTCGCCCTGCTTCTTGGTTATGAAATTTTTCTCAATGTAACCTTTGTCGTACAGCATCTTGTAATAAGCGATTGCTTCCTTCATTTCAGGCTGAATGATATCCGGTTCCAACTGGCCGTTATGCAGATGCCATGCGCCAGGTCGGATACCGAACGAACCGGTGAGCACATCCCTCCAGGACATGGCGTCCGTCAGAGACAGCGCCCACGTATTATGCGGGTCGCCGTCGCCGTTCACATCCGTATTGTGAACCGCTTCGGCAAATTTCGTGAATTCGTCAAGGGTCTTCGGCACTTCCATATTCACCTTGTCGAGGAAGTCCTGACGGTAGAACATGATTCGGTCCGCAGGCGCCCCGCTCAGTGTGGGAATACCGTAAATCTTGCCGTTCTTCGTTACCCTGGGACTGTTCCAGGCGACGTCCGGAATTTTTTTCTTTAGATTCTGTCCGTATTGGTCAATCAACGGTCCCAGCTCGTGAAATACACCTTGGTCAACCGCTCCCTGATGGACCTGTGAATCGATGCCGTCGGTCCGAACAAGATCGGCCAGCTCCCCGGAAGCAAACCGGAGCGCCATCTGCTGGCGGAAATCGATGTCCATGCCCAGGTACTCATACTTGACATTGTAGCCGGACAGCTTTTTCAGTTCGTCGTAATATTTCTGCTTTTGCTCGTCCGGAGCCTTGGAGGCAAAACCGGAGTTATTATGAGACAGTAGGATCGAAATTTCCCTCTTCGCCGCTTCTTCGCCGGAAGTTCCTTTTTCGGCTGTGGTATCGCCCTTCCCGCTGTTTGCGCCTGTCTCTTTCTTTACGCTTTTTGCGTCTGCCTCATCCTGCTTCCCGCTGGAGCATGCCGCCAAAACCAGACTAAGCAGCAATAGAACCGCAACTGAAACGAGCCATCTCTTCCTTGCAAATCCCCGCAATCCAATCCCTCCGCTTTTTTGTTTGAGAGATCCCTATCTCTCTTGTCCTAATTATAGAAGCGGTACTTGGTAGGGCGACATGGAATTATCAACGATAACTTGCAGTTTTTCACGGCAATTCTTCGTTTACTACGCCTCCGTATTTCCGGAAATCCGAAGGAGAAGAGCCGGTGTGCTTTTTGAACGTCTTGGAGAAGTAGGTATAATCGTCAAATCCCACCGTTTCCCCCACCTCGTACAGCTTAACCGAGGGATTCCGCAGCAGAACCATCGCTTTATCCATCCTGATACGGGTTACATATTGATTAAAGCTCATCCCCGTCTCTTTCTTAAACATGTTGCCGAAATAATTCGGTGACAGTTCGAAGGAAGAAGCCGCCTCCTTCAAGGAAAGGTCGGGCTGCGCATAGTGCTCCTCCAGATAGGCCTTCACATTGCGCATCAGCCGGTTGTAACTCCACCAATTCCGCGTCTCCCGGATATGACGGAGCAGCCCCGTCAGTCTGGAGCGGACAGTCTCGTATAAGGCCGACGCATCGAAGATCCGCTCGATCGGCTTCAGGTCCGGCAGCTGCAGCCCGCTCTTGTTCGCCTCCTGAAGAGCGCAGCTGAGCACCACCAGATAGTACTCGATTTGTTTGACGGTCTCAGGATCCACCTGTCCCCTTCCGGGCTTGACGACGGAGCGGATTCGCTCCAGCTCCCGCTCTATTTCTTTTTCATCCAGTCGCCATAGCGATTCGGCCGTTTGCTCGGCGTACGTTTTCCAGGACCACAGCCAATCCTTGAACGCCCCCATTTGACCCGTTCTCTTGCTCAGTCGGCCGTCGATTTTGTGGAGAACGTCCAGAAAATATGGTTTGTCAATCGGCTTTAACAAATAATCGGTTACGCCGAAACGAAAGGCGTTTCGGGCGTATTCGAAGTCATCGTACCCGGACACCACTAGAGATTCGAATTCCAGGTTGTGAGCCGACAAGCTGCGTATCAGGTCTAATCCGTTCAGTTCCGGCATCCGAATATCGGTAATAAGCAGATCGGGCTTGATGTCGATGCACATGCGCAGCGCCTGTTCACCGTCCTTGGCCTCCTGAACGACTGTAAAGCGTTCCGAATCCCTTTCAATCATTGTCCTCAGGTTGAGCCGAACCATCCGTTCATCATCCGCAATCAACACTTTGTACATCTCGGATTACTCCTCTCATATAGGGCAGCTTGATCTGAAATATAGAACCTTCCTCGCCGGAATCGCAGATCCGCAGTCCGAATGGGTGGCCGAACGCCAGCCGCAGCCGGGCATGTACATTCCATAAACCGATTTGCTGAAAAGGGCTTGATTCGAACCCGCTCATTTTGCCTTCCGTCAACCATTCGAACGCTTCGTTGTATTTCTGTTTCAGCTCCGGCGCCATCCCCTTGCCCTTGTCCTGTATATACAGCGAGTAGTAGTCCTTTTCCGCAAGACCTGTAATTTGAATCCAGCCAGGTGATTTGCCATGCTTCTCATAAGCGTGCTGGAAGGCATTTTCCACAAGAGGCTGTATGATCAGACGGAACAAATAGACGCGGTCCAGCATTTCTTCTTCAACATTCACTTCGAAGCGCAGCTCTTCAAACCGCTCCTTTTGAATATTAATGTACGTCCTGATATGCTCAAGCTCTTTGCGCAACAGAATGACCTGATCCGGATTGCTGACGCTATAGCGAAACAGGCTCGAGAGTTGTACCGTCATCTTGCTGATCGGCTCGACATTGAACACGACGGCGTAAGAGTTAATGATTTCGAGCGTGTTATATAAAAAATGCGGATTGATTCGGGCTTGAAGAGCTGACAGCAGCGCCTCCCGATTCTTGATCTGAAGCTCTTTCTCACGCAATCGGGT carries:
- a CDS encoding VOC family protein; the protein is MPIQHIGSLFIPVSELERSITFYTEVLGLVCRGIEDWGDGNRGATLFCEPHPDHAALLSLAEVKGPIAVSPRPVLNFKCTGVPELQEGLQAKGYRVTELETWDSAWNHHVLFDVFDPDGHMINLIDMVPLADLQAK
- a CDS encoding Stf0 family sulfotransferase → MKPNRSYTIWFAQRTGSTLLSQALASTGVAGNPADWLEFHVRRDQSGMEQLNHILESGTSANGVFGMKHSPNRNDLEQWLSWFQKELQLPEGLTRPRIWESVFPNCRHIYMTRRNKVRLAVSWWRAIVSGEWHREHGAKPKQADTKDRYSLDAINHLIQEAVMRESWMAEFFAEERITPLTVVYEDFILDYEGTVRGLLKYLEIPEADNVTIAPPYYDGIADDIAEEWVQRYREERQKGWTNVAW
- a CDS encoding serine hydrolase domain-containing protein — protein: MHDVMAGYIERGEVPGIVTLISRKGEVHVEAYGMKALGGSSPMSRDTLFRIASMTKPITAAAAMILVEEGKLQLDEPVDRLLPELAGRRVLKRLEGPIDDMVPANRPITLLDLLTFRLGIGIVMAPPGQYPIQRKMADLGLEPGPTPPVHEPDEWIRRLGSLPLIHQPGEAWMYHTGSDVLGILIARAAGQSLEHVFRSRIFDPLGMGDTGFHVPAGKLARLPASYMTSPDPSQGTLMVHDDPEVGRWSRPPAFPSGGGGLVSTADDYLAFCRMMLNGGRQGSGHILSRSSVELMTTNHLTPKQIEGACDFLGVNRGWGFGVSVSIGQDHLTSKPGRFGWDGGIGTSGFSDPNEDLVGILMTQRLMDSPEPPGVFQDFWTSVYQAIEAGD
- a CDS encoding DUF4037 domain-containing protein; the protein is MVFIQGIELCRRFHAEVVEPFMSETYPSLSYSSALMGPGSEVLGYDTEMSTDHDWGPRIFLFLSQQDARQSQHIQASLRERAPRQFYGFQVDPDKSVVTTVPRFIEGCLGISAGRPIEPVDWLTYPSQSLLELTRGAVYRDDHGELSAVRQQLEYYPHDIWLYLLASCWKRIGQEEHLMLRAGYAGDELGSAIIASRLVRDIMSLCFLMERQYAPYPKWFGMAFKQLKCSDELMPSLWSAQTAAAWREREHALNKAYRHLSDMHNKLGITDEIPADVSYFHDRPFKVMNGEEIASRIANQIEDPVIRRFAGGRLIGSIDQITDNTDFRITNEWIRKVLMTVYLSAETE
- a CDS encoding ABC transporter substrate-binding protein yields the protein MKWLRNRNGRRSKASLLLLSALLILLGLAGCSSPNETESEETGNQQEQAKIVDKKNIKADLKILTEWGHAFHDQFGKLFEDFNKEYPNIRVTLMEQATGDLPALIASGETPDLVIAGDLANNLTKDDLIEDLTPYMNIDPDVTPEIFYDFAYKRSVSPNGEVWALPWHVDPNFVLMYHKDVLEQYGFTEVPAMHSLEEFEDFLRRFWVVENGEQVMTTFAPHEIMGNPDSSLTTIAYLNGADSSNFFNPATNKVTFNDPKIVEALEWIVRFKRENIHDERIQKLNSTLPENMGRFQAGKSLMEPTVTLILRANYEANPDIGFALMPEESFWVSGWSWAMTTIGKKENKDAAWELLKWMTSTKAGAESQLKHFGWISGIKDDPYLEELTKTDPVMKSAYDVLQKAKKVRPYIPVNWGEEYNAKWAEVMSGTLEPKAFLDHMTQYIQALLDEQLRAQE
- a CDS encoding carbohydrate ABC transporter permease, which gives rise to MMELRTHSERTFQWVNGVFFILLCFSMIAPILHLLAVSLSSTVYANSRLVVLWPKGFQVSVYETLFGMREMWKGMGVSVYITLMGTFLCLVFTSSLAYSLTRPQMPCRRIITRLILFTFIFSVPLIPSYLVVKSLGMINSLWSLIIPGALGAYNVFIMKTFFQGISSELIDAMKIDGSGEFGVYARLVLPLSAPVLATIALFHSVGTWNAYFGALIYIRDKSLFPLQLLLKNLISSSSADNGLDAIGIHSGVTTSPETLKAAAILFTTVPILIVYPFLQRYFVKGAMLGSLKE
- a CDS encoding ABC transporter permease; the encoded protein is MFRKGKITDAWVLLLIASPGLAHFLIFKYIPLAGNLIAFQDYNLFSGLLHSKWVGLKHFKFMFEYPEFAMVLWNSIRFGLYSILFGFPAPLILALLLNEIRLSWFKRTSQTLLYLPHFLSWVIVGGIFTELLAEKGLVNQILAKFGDAPVSFLTEPRYFLGIVISLGIWKEVGWSMIIYLAAMTGINPNLYEAAMVDGASRFRRIWHITLPSLLPAIIMLLLLRIGHLLDANVEQLLFFLNPLVRDVGEVFDTYVYRVGLTGGQYSYTTAIGIFKSLIGIILVVSLNKLSRKTTGDSIY
- a CDS encoding extracellular solute-binding protein: MRGFARKRWLVSVAVLLLLSLVLAACSSGKQDEADAKSVKKETGANSGKGDTTAEKGTSGEEAAKREISILLSHNNSGFASKAPDEQKQKYYDELKKLSGYNVKYEYLGMDIDFRQQMALRFASGELADLVRTDGIDSQVHQGAVDQGVFHELGPLIDQYGQNLKKKIPDVAWNSPRVTKNGKIYGIPTLSGAPADRIMFYRQDFLDKVNMEVPKTLDEFTKFAEAVHNTDVNGDGDPHNTWALSLTDAMSWRDVLTGSFGIRPGAWHLHNGQLEPDIIQPEMKEAIAYYKMLYDKGYIEKNFITKKQGDSGKDIFSGTVAAWGAATYQYPAVSAFEYPNQPNAAITMAVPPKGPRGENYLQIVTDQIYFVWTIPADRKNPEEIIKFLDWAWSSPEADKFFAYGINGHNYTEENGQIKFDPLSERNTGPLNEKEFFQLSMNVRENGLNNPAVLKAMPSSDVILKGYKDSESTILNNDAMYMPKLKALDGRPELSPDFASGSLFYDEFVKLVVGKEDLDKGFDAFVKEWKQRGGDAAIKEATDWYNSKKK
- a CDS encoding response regulator transcription factor — translated: MYKVLIADDERMVRLNLRTMIERDSERFTVVQEAKDGEQALRMCIDIKPDLLITDIRMPELNGLDLIRSLSAHNLEFESLVVSGYDDFEYARNAFRFGVTDYLLKPIDKPYFLDVLHKIDGRLSKRTGQMGAFKDWLWSWKTYAEQTAESLWRLDEKEIERELERIRSVVKPGRGQVDPETVKQIEYYLVVLSCALQEANKSGLQLPDLKPIERIFDASALYETVRSRLTGLLRHIRETRNWWSYNRLMRNVKAYLEEHYAQPDLSLKEAASSFELSPNYFGNMFKKETGMSFNQYVTRIRMDKAMVLLRNPSVKLYEVGETVGFDDYTYFSKTFKKHTGSSPSDFRKYGGVVNEELP